One genomic window of Chitinophagaceae bacterium includes the following:
- a CDS encoding YtxH domain-containing protein, which yields MNSKVFVAALSGLGAGMVIGMLFAPEKGTVVRQRISEKASGLSDQLKSTVKGGIDKISELGATARESFDNLSAQVENQ from the coding sequence TAAAGTATTTGTTGCCGCATTGTCAGGACTTGGAGCAGGTATGGTGATCGGAATGCTCTTCGCGCCTGAGAAAGGTACTGTCGTACGCCAGCGCATCTCAGAGAAAGCATCAGGTTTGAGTGATCAGCTTAAGTCTACCGTTAAAGGCGGTATTGATAAGATTTCTGAACTGGGTGCTACGGCCAGGGAATCATTTGATAACCTTTCAGCTCAAGTCGAAAACCAATAA